Proteins from one Rhodoflexus caldus genomic window:
- the gldF gene encoding gliding motility-associated ABC transporter permease subunit GldF, whose translation MWTIFKKELNSFFGSLVGYLVISIFLAGVWLFVWLFPDTSILSYGYASMDGFFNTVPFVFLFLVPAICMRAFAEEKRNGTLEWLLTKPLSDLEIVLAKYFAAWALTGIALLPTLVYYYSVYELGSPKGNIDTAAVVGSYVGLFLLGGVFAAIGVFASSLTDSQIVAFILAVFFCFVAYFGLGAVASLDLWSDSAVILAQLGLDYHYSALGRGLIDSRNVLYLLSAALIFNYLTWLVLRSRKW comes from the coding sequence GTGTGGACGATATTTAAAAAGGAACTGAACAGTTTTTTCGGCTCATTGGTCGGTTATTTGGTCATCAGCATTTTTCTGGCGGGTGTGTGGCTGTTTGTCTGGCTTTTTCCCGATACAAGCATTTTGAGCTACGGATATGCAAGTATGGACGGCTTTTTTAACACTGTGCCGTTCGTATTCCTGTTTTTAGTTCCTGCCATTTGCATGAGGGCTTTCGCCGAGGAAAAGCGCAACGGCACACTGGAATGGCTGCTCACCAAACCATTGAGCGATTTGGAAATTGTGCTGGCAAAATACTTCGCCGCATGGGCTTTGACAGGCATTGCCTTGCTGCCAACGCTGGTTTACTACTATTCGGTTTATGAGTTGGGTTCGCCCAAAGGCAATATTGATACCGCAGCCGTTGTTGGGTCGTATGTCGGGCTTTTCCTGCTGGGCGGTGTTTTTGCCGCCATTGGTGTGTTTGCCTCTTCACTTACCGATAGCCAGATTGTAGCCTTCATTTTGGCTGTATTTTTCTGCTTTGTGGCGTATTTCGGGCTAGGTGCGGTGGCTTCGCTGGATTTGTGGTCAGACAGTGCCGTTATTTTGGCGCAACTCGGGCTGGACTACCATTACAGCGCGCTCGGTCGCGGACTGATTGATTCGCGCAATGTGCTGTACCTGTTGAGTGCTGCGCTTATCTTCAATTATTTAACATGGCTGGTTTTGCGCAGCCGCAAATGGTAA